The Methermicoccus shengliensis DSM 18856 genome includes a window with the following:
- the ilvD gene encoding dihydroxy-acid dehydratase, producing MRSDRVKKGIERLPHRMLLRACGVIDEEFERPFVGIVNSWNEIVPGHIHLDKLAQAVKAGVRMAGGVPFEFHTIGICDGIAMNHEGMKYSLPSRELIRDSIELMARAHQFDAMVFITSCDKITPGHLMAAGMLNVPSIVVTGGPMMPGFAGDAPRDLVHDGFEAVGLYQQGKLSEQDVYNFECYACPGAGSCSGLFTANSMACLTEALGLSLPGCATAHAMDAKKIHIAKKSGMKVMELLERGITPRMIATRKAFENAVRVDMAIGGSTNTVLHLPAIARDFGVELPLTVFDELSRTTPHLVSLRPGGDSFMLDLEQAGGVHAVMQRIRDRLHTDVLTCTGRTLGENLDEYVIVNPKKNAEVIATLDAPVHPEGGIAILKGSLAPDGAVVKQGAVSPEMMHFVGSAKVFDSEEEAFSAIMEGRIAAGDVVVVRYEGPKGGPGMREMLSPTAAIAGMGLMHSVALITDGRFSGGTRGPCIGHVSPEAQEGGPIALVEDGDRIEIDIPNRRLELLVDPKELEERRSKWTPKQHDIEGVLKRYSRSVSSAAHGAVMD from the coding sequence ATGAGGTCTGACAGGGTGAAGAAGGGAATAGAGAGACTACCCCACCGAATGCTGCTTCGGGCATGTGGTGTGATAGATGAGGAGTTCGAGCGACCATTCGTTGGCATAGTGAACTCTTGGAACGAGATTGTGCCAGGACACATTCATCTCGACAAGCTCGCTCAGGCTGTAAAGGCGGGCGTGCGCATGGCAGGTGGCGTGCCCTTCGAGTTTCACACCATAGGCATATGCGATGGCATCGCCATGAACCACGAGGGGATGAAGTATTCCCTTCCGAGCAGGGAGCTCATAAGGGACTCCATCGAGCTCATGGCGAGGGCACACCAGTTCGATGCCATGGTGTTCATCACCTCGTGCGACAAGATAACCCCCGGACACCTGATGGCAGCTGGCATGCTCAACGTGCCCTCCATCGTGGTCACCGGTGGACCCATGATGCCGGGATTTGCGGGGGATGCCCCAAGGGACTTAGTGCACGACGGGTTCGAGGCGGTGGGGCTCTACCAGCAGGGAAAGCTCAGCGAGCAGGACGTGTACAACTTCGAGTGCTATGCGTGCCCTGGCGCTGGCTCGTGCTCTGGGCTGTTCACCGCAAACTCCATGGCATGTCTGACCGAGGCTCTTGGACTATCCCTGCCGGGATGCGCCACTGCCCACGCCATGGATGCCAAGAAGATACACATCGCCAAGAAGTCTGGAATGAAGGTGATGGAGCTACTGGAAAGGGGAATCACTCCGAGGATGATTGCCACGAGGAAGGCGTTCGAGAACGCCGTGCGCGTGGACATGGCGATAGGTGGAAGCACCAACACCGTGCTGCATCTTCCAGCCATTGCTCGAGACTTTGGTGTTGAGCTCCCCCTCACGGTGTTCGACGAGCTCTCCCGCACCACACCCCACCTCGTGAGCCTGCGACCCGGAGGGGACAGCTTCATGCTCGACCTTGAGCAGGCGGGAGGGGTGCACGCCGTGATGCAGCGCATACGGGACAGGCTTCACACCGATGTGCTCACGTGCACTGGCAGGACCCTTGGGGAGAACCTCGATGAGTATGTGATTGTGAACCCCAAGAAGAACGCCGAGGTGATTGCCACGCTGGATGCTCCCGTGCATCCAGAGGGAGGCATAGCGATTCTCAAAGGAAGCCTTGCGCCAGACGGGGCAGTTGTAAAGCAGGGGGCTGTGAGCCCTGAGATGATGCACTTTGTGGGCAGTGCGAAGGTATTCGACTCGGAAGAAGAGGCGTTCAGTGCCATCATGGAGGGAAGGATAGCCGCGGGCGATGTGGTGGTGGTGCGCTACGAGGGCCCCAAGGGAGGGCCTGGCATGCGGGAGATGCTCTCGCCCACGGCAGCCATCGCTGGTATGGGGCTCATGCACTCGGTGGCACTGATAACCGATGGCAGGTTCTCTGGGGGCACGAGGGGCCCGTGCATCGGACACGTGAGCCCAGAGGCTCAGGAGGGGGGACCCATCGCCCTCGTGGAGGATGGAGACCGCATAGAGATAGACATACCCAACCGCAGACTCGAGCTGCTCGTGGACCCCAAGGAGCTCGAGGAGAGGCGCTCAAAGTGGACACCCAAGCAGCACGACATCGAAGGCGTGCTGAAGAGATACTCGAGGAGCGTGAGTTCTGCAGCTCACGGAGCGGTGATGGACTAA